One window from the genome of Alnus glutinosa chromosome 13, dhAlnGlut1.1, whole genome shotgun sequence encodes:
- the LOC133854399 gene encoding AT-hook motif nuclear-localized protein 23-like, with amino-acid sequence MAGLDLGTASRYVHQLHRPDFNLQIQQQQQQQHHHQQQEDSEDDNNHGGQYSGEDGPHHGLDLVNTGNAAGPGDIGGRRPRGRPPGSKNKPKPPVIITRESANTLRAHILEVGNGCDVFDCVATYARRRQRGICILSGSGTVTNVTLRQPAAAGAIVTLHGRFEILSLSGSFLPPPAPPGATSLTIFLAGGQGHVVGGSVVGELIAAGPVIVIAASFTNVAYERLPLEEEEQLQIQPPASQGSGGGGSGGGGGGGGIGNNPFSDPSAGFPFLNMPLNMPPNVQLPVDGWAGNSAARGPF; translated from the coding sequence ATGGCTGGTTTGGATTTAGGCACTGCTTCTCGTTACGTTCACCAGCTCCACAGGCCGGACTTTAATCTCCAAATacaacagcagcagcagcagcaacatcatcatcaacaacaagAAGATTCGGAGGACGACAACAACCACGGCGGCCAGTACTCCGGAGAGGATGGCCCGCACCACGGGCTTGACCTCGTGAACACCGGCAACGCAGCCGGCCCAGGTGACATCGGGGGTCGGCGCCCCCGCGGACGACCACCTGGGTCCAAGAACAAGCCGAAACCGCCGGTGATAATAACCAGAGAGAGCGCAAACACGCTGAGAGCTCATATTCTGGAGGTGGGGAATGGGTGCGACGTGTTTGACTGTGTTGCCACCTATGCTCGCCGTCGACAGCGCGGGATCTGTATTCTCAGTGGCAGTGGCACTGTCACCAATGTCACCCTCAGGCAGCCGGCGGCGGCGGGGGCCATAGTTACGCTCCACGGGAGGTTCGAGATACTGTCGCTCTCGGGATCTTTCCTGCCTCCGCCGGCTCCGCCTGGGGCGACAAGCTTGACCATATTTTTGGCTGGCGGGCAGGGGCATGTGGTGGGAGGGAGTGTGGTGGGGGAATTGATTGCCGCAGGGCCGGTCATCGTCATCGCAGCGTCGTTTACTAACGTTGCATACGAGAGGTTGCCGCTGGAGGAGGAAGAGCAGCTTCAGATACAGCCTCCTGCGTCGCAGGGCTCGGGTGGTGGTGGAAGTGGCGGCGGTGGCGGTGGAGGAGGTATTGGGAACAACCCGTTTTCAGACCCGTCTGCGGGTTTTCCTTTCTTGAATATGCCGCTCAATATGCCGCCGAATGTTCAGTTGCCGGTTGATGGGTGGGCAGGGAATTCGGCGGCGCGTGGTCCGTTTTGA